The sequence CCAATTTCAAAAAATTCTGTTAGTTCCGCAATATATTCGCTTGAGATGTCGATCTTGTTAGCTGCAATAATTTGGGGCTTGGTTTCGAGAATTTGTGGATTATATTTGTCTAGCTCTTTTATAATGGTTAGAATGTCGCTTTTTGGATCGCGACCCTCTGTGCCGGCGGCATCAACTACGTGAACAATCACCTTGGTTCTTTCTATATGTCTTAGAAAATTAAAGCCTAGCCCCACACCGTCGGATGCCCCTTCGATTATTCCTGGGATATCAGCCATAACAAATTGTTTGCCAAACCGGTTTGTTACAACTCCAAGATTTGGCGAAAGTGTTGTAAAGTGATAGTCCGCAATTTTGGGTTGTGCGTTACTAACCATTGATAATAAAGTAGATTTTCCAACATTAGGAAAGCCTACTAATCCGACGTCGGCAAGCATTTTGAGTTCTAAAGTAACCCAATATTCTTTTGCATCGCGCCCCTTTTCGGCATATTTGGGAGCTTGTCTTGTTGGTGTTGCAAAGTGTTGGTTGCCCTTGCCACCTTTGCCGCCCTTAAAAATAATTTCTTGCTGATCGTCTAAATACATGTCTGCAATAATTTTTTGAGACTCCGCTTCTCTTATGATAGTGCCTTTTGGAACACGAATAACTTTATCTAACCCGTCTTTGCCGTGGCAACGCTTTTTGGCTCCGGGTTCTCCGTCTCCAGCTTTGTATTGTCGAATATGTTTAAAATTCAACAATGTATTTATGCCAGAATCTACTTGAAATATAATATCGCCGCCAGTACCTCCGTCGCCCCCATCGGGCCCTCCATTGGGTACGTATTTTTCACGTCTAAAAGACACATGTCCGTCGCCACCACGCCCCGAGCGTACAAATATTTTTACATGATCTACAAACATTTTTTTACCTCCATTCATAATTTATTGATTTATTTATTTATGCTATGAAAAAAAGGGCTCAACTTAAAGTTGAAACCCCTTGTAAATTAAGCACTGTATACAGAAACTTGTTTTTTGCTTCTACCTTTACGTTCAAATCTAACTACTCCATCGACTAGAGCGAAAAGAGTATCATCGCCACCACGCCCAACGTTGGTGCCAGGATGGATTTTGGTTCCTCTTTGACGGTATAGAATGTTACCAGCTTTTACAAACTGTCCGTCGGCTCTTTTGGCACCTAGACGTTTAGATTCGGAGTCGCGTCCGTTTTTGGATGAGCCAACTCCCTTTTTGCTAGCAAAAAACTGTAAGTCAAAACGTATCATATTTTTCACCTCCGAGGTATATACTTTTTGATCCTAACATTTGCAGGATACATTTTTTGAATTCCTTCTAACCCAAACGACAAGCTCTTAAGTAAAATTGTGGTTTGGGGATTATAGATCTCATTTTTTATATTCGGAAATGTGCAATCTATAATTCCTTGTTGTTCGTCCTTTTCATTTATAAGCATAGGCTCATCTAAGAAAGCTTCTATCGAATTGACAGCAGTAAATACAAGGGCACTAACGCCTGCACATACAATATCGGATCCTGATTTTGCGTAATTCGCATGACCCGAAACTCGAAATCGAAATAGGTTTTCCTCTTTAAAATAAAGCTTAATATTTATCATTGACTAGGCATTAATAGAAGTAATTTTAACTTTTGTAAAGCGTTGACGGTGCCCTTGCTTTTTCTTGTAAGTTTTTTTAGGCTTATATTTAAAAACTATAATTTTTTTGCCTTTACCTTCAGCTTCAAGAACTTCTGCTTTAACAGTGGCACCTTTTACACATGGAGAACCAGTTACTAAAGAGTCGGCTTTTTTTACCGCTAAGACGTTTTCGAAAGAAACTTCATCGCCGTTTGATACACCTAGTTTTTCAACCTTGATAATCATGCCTTCTTCAACTTTGTACTGTTTTCCACCAGTTTCAATAATTGCGTACATTTGTGTACACCTCCCTGATCATAAAATCGCCGAATATGGTATCCAATAGGAATTTAAAAAAACCGCTTCGAGCGTAATACACCTTAATATAGCATAAGAAAATCAAGCTTGTCAACGCTTATTTAATAATAAATTAAAATACTACATATCGCGAGCGTCAGTAGTCTCAGTAGTTGCAGACTTATCATGAGTTTCGGAAACTTCAGCTTCTGCAGTTACAATAGGGGGGATGCTTAGTATCGCAGGACCATGCTGGACCACTTCTATAGGAACCATTTGTAAGATCATAGAAGTTGCTTGATCGACGTCTGAAATAGTTGTGGTTTGTACTTCAACAGTTTCGAGAATATCAATTTCGGGGATGGGCTCTGTATCTACAGTGGTAGTGAATACATCTGCGGCTTCTATTTCTGAAAAATTTTTGGGATAGTTGATGGTAGTTCCATTTTCGACCGCAACAATTTCTTCGACAACCTCAGCATGTACAAGAGCATCAGCATCTGTATCGGCATTGACATCTGTATCGCATGAGCATGGGCATCAGCATCTGTATCGGCAGTAGCATGAGCATGGGCATCAGCATCTGTATCGGCAGTAGCCTGAGCATGGGCATCAGCATCTGCATCGGCAGTAGCATGAGCATGGGCATCAGCATCTGTATCGGCAGTAGCATGAGCATGGGCATCAGCATCTGTATCGGCAGAAGCATGAGCATCGGCATCAGCATCTGTATCGGCAGTAGCATGAGCGTCGGCGTTGTCATCTGTATCGGCAGAAGTATGAGCGTCGGCGTCAGTCATCTGTATCGGCAGAAGCATGAGCATCGGCATCAGCATCTGTATCGGCAGAGCATGAGCATCGGCATCAGCATCTGTATCGGCAGAAGCATGAGCATCGGCATCAGCATCTGTATCGGCAGTAGCATGAGCATGGCATCAGCATCTGATCGGCAGAGCATGAGCCGGGCATCGTCATCTGTATCGGCAGTAGCATGAGCATCGGCATCAGCATCTGTATCGGCAGAAGTATGAGCGTCGGCATCAGTCATTCTGTATCGGCAGAAGCATGAGCATGGGCATCAGCATCTGTATCGGCAGTAGCATGAGCATGGGCATCAGCATCTGTATCGGCAGTAGCATGAGCATGGGCATCAGCATCTGCATATCGGCAGAAGCATGAGCATCGGCATCAGCATCTGTATCGGCAGTAGCATGAGCATCGGGCATCAGCATCTGTATCGGCAGAAGCATGAGCATCGGCATCAGCATCTGTCGGCAGTAGCATGAGCATGGGCATCAGCATCTGTATCGGCAGACATCTGATCGCAGTGAGCATCGGCATCAGCATCTGAATCGGCAGT is a genomic window of Candidatus Epulonipiscium viviparus containing:
- the rplU gene encoding 50S ribosomal protein L21; translation: MYAIIETGGKQYKVEEGMIIKVEKLGVSNGDEVSFENVLAVKKADSLVTGSPCVKGATVKAEVLEAEGKGKKIIVFKYKPKKTYKKKQGHRQRFTKVKITSINA
- a CDS encoding ribosomal-processing cysteine protease Prp, which codes for MINIKLYFKEENLFRFRVSGHANYAKSGSDIVCAGVSALVFTAVNSIEAFLDEPMLINEKDEQQGIIDCTFPNIKNEIYNPQTTILLKSLSFGLEGIQKMYPANVRIKKYIPRR
- the rpmA gene encoding 50S ribosomal protein L27, which produces MIRFDLQFFASKKGVGSSKNGRDSESKRLGAKRADGQFVKAGNILYRQRGTKIHPGTNVGRGGDDTLFALVDGVVRFERKGRSKKQVSVYSA
- the obgE gene encoding GTPase ObgE; amino-acid sequence: MFVDHVKIFVRSGRGGDGHVSFRREKYVPNGGPDGGDGGTGGDIIFQVDSGINTLLNFKHIRQYKAGDGEPGAKKRCHGKDGLDKVIRVPKGTIIREAESQKIIADMYLDDQQEIIFKGGKGGKGNQHFATPTRQAPKYAEKGRDAKEYWVTLELKMLADVGLVGFPNVGKSTLLSMVSNAQPKIADYHFTTLSPNLGVVTNRFGKQFVMADIPGIIEGASDGVGLGFNFLRHIERTKVIVHVVDAAGTEGRDPKSDILTIIKELDKYNPQILETKPQIIAANKIDISSEYIAELTEFFEIGRGIKVVPISAASNSNLQTLLQEIDTLLSSLPADNITFEPEFVEDEISKESFTVSEIESGYFAVSGVGVEKMIGYTSLDSEKGFAFFQKYLRDKGIIDSLEQAGIKEGDTVRIYDIEFEYYK